A window from Mycobacterium saskatchewanense encodes these proteins:
- a CDS encoding IS110 family RNA-guided transposase, translated as MQSTIAASTQPQVTVGVDTHKQFHVAHAADQLGRPLGSHRMAASTAGYRQFVSWAHGLGQLVIVGIEGPGHYGAGLARYLRAEGIPVTEVGRPKRQRRARYGKSDDADAAGAAAIVLAGEALGDPKSADGAAEMVRVLRVARTSAVRARAKAYTALQDLLVTAPAALREQLAGLYKKRLIQACKQLSESETPSSPTDAITMAIKSLAARCEQLDVEAARLKHHIDTITATAAPQLRAVYGVGPDTAATLLAAIGDNHDRINGDGAFAKLCGVSPLQASSGKTVRHRLNRGGNRDANRALHVILVVRLRRHQPTRDYMARRLAEGKTKNEVMRCLKRYLAREIFHAIQPSRKATKIVA; from the coding sequence ATGCAATCCACCATCGCCGCATCCACCCAACCACAGGTCACCGTCGGTGTCGACACGCACAAGCAGTTCCACGTCGCCCACGCCGCCGATCAGCTGGGCCGTCCGCTGGGCAGCCACCGCATGGCAGCCAGCACCGCCGGGTACCGCCAATTCGTGTCCTGGGCTCACGGGCTGGGCCAGCTTGTCATCGTCGGTATCGAAGGCCCCGGCCACTACGGCGCGGGCCTGGCCCGGTATCTGCGCGCCGAGGGCATCCCGGTCACCGAGGTCGGCCGCCCCAAACGGCAGCGCCGGGCACGCTACGGCAAATCCGACGATGCTGATGCGGCCGGAGCCGCCGCGATCGTGTTGGCCGGCGAAGCCCTCGGCGACCCCAAGTCCGCCGACGGTGCTGCCGAAATGGTGCGGGTGCTGCGGGTGGCCCGTACCAGTGCGGTGCGCGCCCGCGCCAAGGCCTACACCGCCCTGCAGGACCTTTTGGTCACCGCTCCCGCAGCGCTGCGTGAACAGCTGGCCGGCCTCTACAAAAAGCGTCTCATCCAGGCCTGCAAACAGTTGTCTGAGTCCGAAACGCCAAGCAGTCCAACCGATGCCATCACGATGGCGATCAAATCACTGGCGGCGCGCTGCGAGCAACTCGACGTCGAAGCCGCCCGGCTCAAACACCACATCGACACCATCACCGCCACCGCCGCACCGCAGTTGCGCGCCGTCTACGGTGTTGGCCCCGACACCGCCGCCACGCTGCTGGCAGCGATCGGCGACAACCACGATCGGATCAACGGCGATGGCGCCTTCGCTAAACTCTGCGGAGTCAGCCCGCTGCAGGCCTCCAGCGGCAAAACCGTCCGACACCGACTCAACCGCGGCGGCAACCGTGATGCCAACCGGGCGCTGCATGTCATCCTGGTCGTGCGGCTGCGCCGCCACCAACCCACCCGTGACTACATGGCGCGCCGCCTCGCCGAAGGCAAAACCAAAAACGAGGTCATGCGCTGTCTCAAGCGCTACCTCGCCCGCGAAATCTTCCACGCCATTCAGCCGTCAAGAAAGGCAACAAAAATCGTTGCCTGA
- a CDS encoding recombinase family protein: protein MAKMKSAGQRAGVRSAAIYARISADVEGTGLGVARQLEDCRKLSADRGWPVGDEYVDNDVSAFSGKPRRQYARMLADLASGARDAVIVYNLDRLHRRPVELEEFVALCESVGVRDVATVTADIDLGNDDGLFMARIFAAFAAKESGRKSARIRRKMLQNAEQGLPHGSVRPFGYEDDKITLRTSEAAVVREMVDRYLAGQSLLSLTVWLNDSGVSPAVAKSWQTSAVRQILCSGRIAGLREHRGEVIGPAKWPAIITPAERDRILARIAARSVTKTRARTYVLSGMLRCGRCGNRLYSQARHSNPDHRVRRYVCLKGPDHGGCGRLTVVAEPVEALLTDAVLTRLDSRDLAKVLAGKASPNHDVAALAAAVEADQTRLDELAGLYADGAISAREWIAARDPITSRIQQARRDIAEATDTSEVYELAGTGGALRGQWPDLDVERQRSIVKSILDHAVIAPGTPGSRSLDINRVQPHWRI from the coding sequence ATGGCGAAGATGAAATCCGCTGGTCAGCGGGCTGGGGTGCGGTCGGCGGCGATTTACGCGCGTATCTCGGCTGATGTGGAGGGCACCGGGTTGGGGGTGGCGCGGCAGTTGGAGGATTGCCGCAAGCTGTCTGCTGACCGCGGTTGGCCGGTTGGCGATGAGTATGTCGATAACGATGTGTCGGCGTTCTCGGGCAAGCCGCGTCGGCAGTATGCGCGGATGCTGGCCGATCTGGCATCAGGGGCGCGGGATGCGGTGATCGTCTACAACTTGGACCGGTTGCATCGCCGACCGGTGGAGTTGGAAGAGTTTGTCGCTTTGTGTGAGTCGGTGGGTGTGCGAGACGTGGCTACCGTGACCGCCGATATTGACCTGGGTAACGATGACGGGTTGTTCATGGCCCGGATTTTCGCCGCGTTCGCCGCCAAGGAGTCCGGGCGCAAGTCCGCACGTATTCGCCGCAAGATGTTGCAGAACGCCGAACAGGGACTACCGCACGGCTCGGTGCGCCCGTTCGGCTACGAGGACGACAAGATCACGCTGCGGACGTCGGAGGCGGCGGTGGTGCGTGAGATGGTGGACCGCTACTTGGCGGGCCAGTCGTTGTTGTCGTTGACGGTGTGGCTCAACGACTCCGGCGTTTCCCCGGCGGTGGCCAAGTCGTGGCAGACCTCGGCGGTGCGCCAGATCCTGTGCTCGGGCCGTATCGCCGGGCTGCGGGAGCATCGTGGTGAGGTGATCGGGCCTGCGAAATGGCCGGCGATCATTACGCCGGCGGAGCGGGACCGGATCTTGGCGCGTATCGCGGCGCGGTCGGTGACCAAGACGCGGGCGCGCACATATGTGTTGTCAGGGATGCTGCGGTGTGGGCGTTGCGGTAATCGGCTGTATTCGCAAGCCCGGCACAGTAATCCCGATCATCGGGTGCGCCGCTATGTTTGTCTGAAAGGACCCGATCATGGCGGCTGTGGTCGGCTGACGGTGGTCGCCGAACCGGTTGAGGCTTTGTTGACTGATGCGGTGTTGACCCGCCTGGATTCTCGGGATCTGGCGAAGGTGTTGGCCGGCAAAGCCAGCCCTAATCATGATGTGGCTGCGTTGGCGGCGGCCGTGGAGGCCGATCAAACGCGCCTCGATGAGCTGGCCGGTTTGTATGCCGACGGCGCGATCAGCGCGCGGGAGTGGATCGCGGCCCGCGACCCGATCACCAGCCGCATCCAGCAGGCCAGGCGTGACATCGCTGAGGCCACCGATACCAGTGAGGTTTATGAGTTGGCGGGCACCGGCGGGGCGTTGCGCGGCCAATGGCCGGACCTCGACGTGGAACGCCAGCGGAGCATCGTCAAATCGATCCTGGATCACGCGGTGATCGCACCGGGCACCCCCGGTTCCCGCAGTCTCGACATTAACCGCGTGCAACCCCATTGGCGCATCTAG
- a CDS encoding serine/threonine protein kinase, which translates to MSPLTKALRAATIAALLGGFAVAGTTTAAADPNTGNPNDLNTLAGNVSKGYGLNNCKPQTLTETGELAELLCGQSPDSNGPAAGLYALFDNGTNLAAAFSSTIKDVSMAACGDAGQSPTTWHQGSSASAGQVACGTYKNAATITWTTDAKNVLGHVSANNNDVNGLYQWWRANG; encoded by the coding sequence ATGTCCCCTCTGACCAAGGCGCTGCGGGCGGCCACAATCGCGGCGCTGCTGGGCGGTTTCGCCGTAGCCGGGACGACCACGGCTGCCGCCGACCCCAACACCGGCAACCCGAACGACCTGAACACTCTGGCGGGCAACGTGTCAAAGGGCTACGGCCTCAACAACTGCAAACCCCAGACGCTGACGGAAACCGGTGAGCTGGCCGAGCTCCTGTGCGGTCAGAGCCCCGACTCGAACGGGCCGGCCGCCGGCCTCTACGCCCTCTTCGACAACGGCACGAATCTGGCCGCGGCGTTCAGCTCCACCATCAAGGACGTGTCCATGGCGGCCTGCGGGGACGCGGGTCAGTCGCCGACGACATGGCACCAGGGCAGTTCCGCGAGCGCAGGCCAGGTGGCCTGCGGCACCTACAAGAACGCCGCGACCATCACCTGGACCACCGACGCCAAAAACGTGCTGGGCCACGTCAGCGCGAACAACAACGACGTCAACGGCCTGTACCAGTGGTGGCGCGCGAACGGCTGA
- a CDS encoding M28 family metallopeptidase, whose product MLNKSSTVPAVLVTVALTGIAAGCFHKSADPTPGTPNPAAAEFADTLHSKVTADAMMVHLSKLQDIANANNGTRAVGTPGYEASVDYVVDTLRHSGFDVQTPEFSARVFHGDKPVVTVGGRPVEARALDFSLGTPPDGVSGPLVAAPADDSPGCEASDYDRLPAQGSVVLVDRGNCPFSQKEDVAAKRGAVAMIVADNVDEQQMGGTLGPDTEVKIPVVSVTRSIGVQLRAQPGPVTIKLTASVQNFKARNVIAQTKTGSSHDVVMAGAHLDSVPEGPGINDDGSGVAAILQTAIQLGSSPSVHNAVRFGFWGAEELGLIGSRNYVESLDLNGLKDIALYLNFDMLASPNPGYFTYDGDQSLPMDARGRPVVPEGSAGIERTLVAYLKSAGKAAQDTSFDGRSDYDGFTLAGVPAGGLFSGAEVKMSADQAKLWGGTPDQPFDPNYHQKTDTLDHIDRTALGINGGGVAYAIGLYAQDLGGHNGVPVMEDRTRHVLAKS is encoded by the coding sequence ATGCTGAACAAATCGTCGACGGTCCCGGCGGTGCTCGTCACGGTCGCCCTGACCGGGATCGCGGCCGGTTGTTTCCACAAGTCGGCCGACCCCACGCCCGGAACGCCCAACCCCGCGGCGGCCGAGTTCGCCGACACTTTGCACAGCAAGGTCACCGCCGACGCGATGATGGTGCACCTGTCCAAGTTGCAGGACATCGCCAACGCCAACAACGGCACCCGTGCGGTGGGCACCCCCGGCTACGAAGCCAGCGTCGATTACGTGGTGGATACATTGCGCCACAGCGGTTTTGACGTGCAGACGCCGGAGTTCTCCGCGCGCGTCTTCCACGGTGACAAGCCGGTGGTGACCGTCGGCGGCCGGCCCGTCGAGGCGCGTGCGCTGGACTTCAGCCTCGGCACCCCGCCGGACGGGGTGAGCGGCCCGCTGGTGGCCGCGCCCGCGGACGACAGCCCCGGGTGTGAAGCGTCCGACTACGACAGGCTGCCGGCGCAGGGTTCCGTGGTGCTGGTCGACCGCGGCAATTGCCCGTTCTCCCAGAAGGAAGACGTCGCGGCCAAGCGCGGCGCCGTCGCGATGATCGTCGCCGACAACGTCGACGAGCAGCAGATGGGCGGCACCCTCGGGCCGGACACCGAAGTCAAGATTCCGGTGGTGAGCGTCACCAGATCCATCGGGGTGCAGCTGCGCGCGCAGCCCGGGCCGGTCACCATCAAGCTGACCGCGAGCGTGCAGAACTTCAAGGCCCGCAACGTGATCGCGCAGACCAAGACGGGCTCGTCCCACGACGTGGTGATGGCCGGCGCCCACCTCGACAGCGTGCCGGAGGGGCCGGGCATCAACGACGACGGGTCCGGCGTGGCCGCGATCCTGCAGACCGCGATCCAGCTCGGCAGCTCGCCGTCCGTGCACAACGCGGTGCGGTTCGGCTTCTGGGGCGCCGAAGAGCTCGGGCTGATCGGGTCGCGGAACTACGTGGAGTCGTTGGATCTCAACGGGCTCAAAGACATTGCGCTGTATCTGAATTTCGACATGCTGGCGTCGCCGAACCCCGGTTACTTCACCTACGACGGGGACCAGTCGCTGCCCATGGACGCGCGCGGCCGGCCCGTCGTCCCCGAAGGCTCGGCCGGCATCGAGCGCACGCTGGTCGCCTACCTGAAGTCCGCCGGAAAGGCCGCGCAGGACACGTCGTTCGACGGCCGTTCCGACTACGACGGTTTCACCCTCGCCGGGGTCCCGGCCGGTGGGCTGTTCTCCGGGGCCGAGGTCAAGATGTCCGCCGACCAGGCCAAGCTCTGGGGCGGCACCCCCGACCAGCCGTTCGACCCCAACTACCACCAGAAGACCGACACGCTCGACCACATCGACCGGACCGCCCTGGGCATCAATGGCGGCGGCGTCGCCTATGCCATCGGCCTGTATGCGCAGGACCTGGGCGGGCACAACGGGGTACCGGTCATGGAGGACCGCACGCGACACGTGCTCGCGAAGTCATGA
- a CDS encoding creatininase family protein, which yields MSRRIIPDTTTTTDPAATHTVAVLPVGSFEQHGPYLPLGTDTLIATAIASAINQHHNVFQLPPVAFSCSHEHAAYPGTISISATTLAAIVADIIESLAQQNIAGLIVVNGHGGNAVLTNVVQQANHPNNPVKVGLYPSREDWTEARTAAGIHSSNHDDMHAGELETSILLATHPDYLRDGWQTSDHTANDRRYLTSLGIHAYTPTGVIGSPSQATAAKGSSALDHLGRNADTLIELLTTR from the coding sequence GTGAGCCGTCGAATCATCCCCGACACCACCACCACCACCGACCCCGCGGCCACCCACACGGTCGCGGTGCTGCCGGTCGGCTCATTCGAACAACACGGCCCCTACCTTCCGCTGGGCACCGACACCCTCATCGCCACTGCCATCGCATCCGCAATCAATCAGCACCACAACGTATTTCAGCTACCACCGGTCGCGTTCAGCTGCTCCCACGAACACGCCGCCTACCCCGGCACCATCAGCATCAGCGCCACCACCTTGGCCGCGATCGTCGCTGACATCATCGAATCGCTGGCACAGCAGAACATCGCCGGGCTGATCGTCGTCAACGGCCACGGCGGCAACGCCGTACTCACCAACGTCGTCCAACAAGCCAACCACCCCAACAACCCCGTCAAGGTTGGGCTCTACCCCAGCCGCGAAGACTGGACCGAAGCCCGCACCGCCGCAGGAATCCACAGCAGCAACCACGACGACATGCACGCCGGCGAACTAGAGACCTCCATCCTGCTCGCCACCCATCCCGACTACCTGCGCGACGGCTGGCAGACCAGCGACCACACAGCCAACGACCGCCGCTACCTCACCAGCCTCGGCATCCACGCCTACACGCCCACCGGCGTCATCGGCTCACCATCCCAGGCCACCGCCGCCAAGGGCAGCAGTGCCCTCGACCACCTCGGCCGCAACGCCGACACCCTGATCGAACTCCTCACCACACGTTGA
- a CDS encoding SCO3933 family regulatory protein has translation MKLRIDTTGVTFLCTRIPEQRTNFDTGAPRVDKATGQALWQVQLIALDATGGEVLAVTVVGEPKVVVGQPVSVTGLVALPWSQDGRSGIAYRAEAITATDLATVKTGQQAR, from the coding sequence ATGAAGTTACGTATCGACACCACCGGGGTGACGTTCCTCTGTACTCGGATTCCCGAGCAGCGCACGAATTTCGACACCGGTGCACCGCGCGTGGACAAGGCCACCGGGCAGGCGTTGTGGCAGGTGCAGCTGATCGCCCTGGACGCCACCGGCGGTGAAGTGCTGGCGGTCACCGTGGTCGGGGAACCGAAAGTCGTTGTCGGCCAGCCGGTGTCTGTGACGGGTCTGGTGGCGTTGCCGTGGTCGCAAGACGGCCGCTCGGGCATCGCGTACCGCGCCGAAGCCATCACCGCCACCGACCTCGCCACCGTCAAGACGGGCCAGCAGGCCCGGTAA
- a CDS encoding replication initiator, whose translation MCRRASSPGFGSWWRRVESVGYCAHPIQLLGVDTAGRQHTVWTRCNNRRHAVCPSCSDLYARDTWQLVHAGAAGGHHDIPVEVANRPQVFTTLTAPSYGAVHNATGTPCHAIPNRSAGRCRHGNCLRCTIIHSVDDPLVGQPLCADCYDYLGHILFTWHLPELWRRFTIALRRAVATHLKTVGVKPGSVRVSFVKVVELQARAIPHIHALIRLDPPPATNDTTKSGDHDRHGPAAPRGGRLSRPVAEQHPGWSSAITAAELAALIQHAASRVSIDVPAGDDDYANPGGVRTVRFGTQIDTQPLTPEPITASDSEVDDTAVASASRLSPRRVAAYLAKYVTKSLHDFGITARRLSAEAIGELDVTEHVRAILSTIAGLAEHPASAGPSLAGIGRWLHTLGYRGHITTKSRRYSTTMGALRAARATWTRNQIAKHSGRQDDTQSAHFADDVTASTGRQQQPIDTDEMLWEFDRAGHASAGDRVLVISAALRHISARITGITESRTVSTRISPPPRGAG comes from the coding sequence ATGTGCCGGCGCGCCTCCTCACCCGGTTTCGGGTCGTGGTGGCGGCGAGTGGAATCGGTCGGTTACTGCGCCCACCCGATCCAGCTGCTCGGTGTCGACACCGCCGGGCGTCAGCACACGGTGTGGACGCGCTGCAACAACCGCCGTCACGCGGTGTGCCCGTCATGCTCAGACCTCTACGCCCGCGACACCTGGCAACTCGTGCACGCCGGAGCCGCCGGCGGCCACCACGACATACCCGTCGAGGTCGCCAACCGTCCGCAAGTGTTCACCACCTTGACCGCCCCCAGCTACGGGGCCGTGCACAACGCCACCGGAACTCCGTGTCACGCCATACCCAACAGGTCGGCGGGCCGCTGCCGGCACGGAAACTGCCTGCGCTGCACCATAATCCACAGTGTCGATGACCCTCTGGTGGGCCAACCATTGTGCGCGGACTGCTACGACTATCTGGGACATATCTTGTTCACCTGGCATCTGCCCGAGCTGTGGCGGCGGTTCACCATCGCACTACGGCGCGCCGTGGCGACGCACCTGAAAACAGTTGGCGTCAAGCCCGGCTCGGTGCGGGTCAGCTTCGTCAAAGTCGTTGAATTGCAAGCCCGCGCCATACCCCACATCCATGCCCTGATCCGCCTCGACCCGCCACCCGCCACCAACGACACCACGAAATCAGGTGACCACGATCGTCACGGCCCCGCCGCCCCGCGGGGTGGCAGGTTGTCTCGTCCGGTAGCCGAGCAGCATCCCGGCTGGTCGTCAGCGATCACCGCCGCCGAGCTGGCCGCCTTGATCCAACACGCTGCCAGTCGCGTCAGTATCGACGTGCCCGCCGGCGACGACGATTACGCCAACCCGGGCGGGGTGCGCACGGTGCGGTTCGGCACCCAAATTGATACCCAACCATTGACACCCGAACCAATAACCGCAAGCGATTCCGAAGTCGACGACACCGCAGTCGCTTCGGCCTCGCGGTTGTCGCCGCGCAGGGTTGCGGCATATCTGGCGAAATACGTCACCAAATCCCTGCACGACTTCGGCATCACCGCGCGCCGGCTGTCCGCAGAAGCGATCGGCGAACTCGACGTTACTGAACATGTGCGGGCCATCCTGTCCACCATCGCCGGACTCGCCGAACACCCAGCGTCCGCGGGTCCGTCGTTGGCGGGGATTGGGCGCTGGCTGCACACCCTGGGCTACCGCGGCCACATCACTACCAAATCGCGGCGCTATTCGACCACCATGGGTGCCCTGCGCGCCGCCCGCGCCACCTGGACCCGTAACCAGATAGCCAAACATTCAGGGCGACAGGACGATACGCAATCCGCCCATTTCGCTGACGACGTGACGGCGAGCACCGGCAGGCAGCAGCAACCGATCGACACCGATGAGATGCTGTGGGAGTTCGACCGCGCCGGACACGCCAGCGCCGGTGACCGCGTCCTGGTCATCTCCGCAGCCCTGCGCCACATCAGCGCCCGCATCACCGGTATCACCGAATCCCGGACTGTCTCCACCCGCATCTCGCCGCCACCACGCGGGGCAGGGTGA
- a CDS encoding SGNH/GDSL hydrolase family protein produces the protein MKRYVALGSSMAAGPGIRPTAPGAPWGSGRSARNYPHLLAERCQLDLVDITFSGATTAHVLADRQRGAPPQIAALDGSESLVTVTIGGNDVGYVPLLMASALPRWTRRIPLLAGRISELLDRDSRDRALAAVYDSLCAVGAALRERAPGARVLFVDYLTILPPAGTPAAPISEADADLGRHVAATLERLTADAAKATGCDVVRAAAASDSHHAWSREPWTTKPGVPLPRRAAPLHPNAAGMRAVAELIAAQL, from the coding sequence ATGAAACGCTATGTCGCGCTTGGCAGTTCGATGGCCGCCGGCCCCGGGATCCGGCCCACCGCTCCCGGTGCGCCCTGGGGATCGGGCCGATCCGCCCGCAACTACCCGCACCTGCTCGCCGAGCGATGCCAGCTGGACCTGGTGGACATCACCTTTTCCGGCGCCACCACCGCCCACGTGCTTGCCGACCGCCAGCGGGGCGCGCCACCCCAGATCGCCGCGCTGGACGGCTCGGAGAGCCTGGTGACGGTGACCATCGGCGGCAATGACGTCGGCTACGTTCCGCTGTTGATGGCCAGCGCCCTGCCGCGGTGGACGCGGCGGATACCGCTACTCGCCGGCCGGATATCCGAACTGTTGGACCGGGATTCGCGCGACCGCGCCCTGGCGGCCGTGTACGACTCCCTGTGTGCGGTGGGCGCGGCGCTGCGTGAGCGCGCCCCGGGCGCCCGGGTTCTGTTCGTCGACTACCTGACGATCCTGCCGCCGGCGGGGACCCCGGCCGCGCCGATCTCGGAGGCCGACGCGGATCTGGGCCGCCATGTGGCCGCGACGCTCGAACGGCTCACGGCCGACGCGGCGAAGGCAACCGGGTGCGACGTCGTGCGCGCCGCCGCCGCCAGCGACAGCCACCACGCCTGGTCGCGCGAGCCCTGGACAACGAAACCCGGTGTGCCACTGCCGCGTCGAGCCGCCCCGCTGCACCCCAACGCGGCCGGGATGCGAGCGGTGGCGGAACTCATTGCGGCACAGCTATGA
- a CDS encoding DUF2752 domain-containing protein, whose amino-acid sequence MVTRQGFAPLSLAAPLAVAASTTLVCAAVWVGDPTTPNGPLPVCPTKALLGIDCPGCGSMRMLYSLMHGNLLAAARFNALGLAALVLLVWAYLAWTYGRATGRRIRGWQHQRWSAAVALGLVVIWFVVRNLPFAPFSALHV is encoded by the coding sequence ATGGTCACCCGACAGGGCTTCGCGCCGCTGAGTTTGGCTGCGCCCCTGGCGGTGGCCGCGTCGACGACGCTGGTCTGCGCGGCCGTTTGGGTGGGTGACCCGACCACCCCGAACGGCCCGCTGCCGGTCTGCCCCACCAAGGCGCTGCTCGGTATCGACTGCCCCGGCTGCGGCAGCATGCGCATGCTGTATTCGCTCATGCACGGCAATCTGCTGGCGGCCGCCAGGTTCAACGCGCTCGGCCTCGCGGCGCTGGTGCTGTTGGTCTGGGCGTACCTGGCGTGGACCTACGGCCGGGCCACGGGCAGGCGGATTCGCGGCTGGCAGCACCAGCGCTGGTCCGCCGCCGTGGCGCTGGGCCTCGTGGTGATCTGGTTCGTTGTGCGAAACCTCCCCTTCGCCCCGTTCAGCGCGCTGCATGTCTGA
- a CDS encoding serine/threonine protein kinase: MPHRTTARLAAVAAALAGTLTVAPASADPPDTGNPSDVNALASSLSKGYDLKNCTAQNITGGELASLQCGQSPDPAGPAQARYLLFGNGTDLASSFTKSIKEDVLTGCGNAATSPTTWHQGSSAVAGQVACGTYQNAAEIIWTTDAKNVLSYIRGSNGDAAALYEWWKSNG, encoded by the coding sequence ATGCCTCATCGCACCACCGCACGGCTGGCGGCGGTGGCCGCCGCGCTCGCGGGCACGCTCACCGTGGCACCGGCGAGCGCAGACCCGCCCGACACCGGAAATCCGTCGGACGTCAACGCGCTGGCCTCCTCGCTGTCCAAGGGTTACGACCTCAAGAACTGCACCGCACAAAACATCACGGGCGGTGAGCTCGCCTCGCTCCAATGCGGACAAAGTCCCGACCCCGCCGGCCCGGCGCAGGCGCGGTACCTCTTGTTCGGCAACGGCACCGACCTGGCCAGCTCGTTCACCAAGAGCATCAAGGAGGATGTCCTCACCGGCTGCGGTAACGCCGCCACCTCGCCCACCACGTGGCACCAGGGCTCCAGCGCCGTCGCCGGGCAGGTGGCGTGCGGGACTTATCAGAATGCCGCAGAGATCATCTGGACCACGGACGCGAAGAACGTGTTGAGTTATATCCGCGGCTCCAACGGCGATGCCGCGGCGCTCTACGAGTGGTGGAAGTCCAACGGTTGA
- a CDS encoding CD225/dispanin family protein, with amino-acid sequence MTQPPPPPPGYPPQQPAGQAPNNYLVWSILVTIFCCLPFGIVAIVKSSQVNGLWAQGRYAEAQASADSAKKWVMWSVIVGLIVIVINVILAATGAYNGDNTNAAMLAAMF; translated from the coding sequence ATGACACAGCCGCCCCCTCCGCCCCCGGGATATCCGCCGCAGCAGCCGGCCGGGCAGGCGCCGAATAACTACCTGGTGTGGTCCATTCTGGTGACCATTTTCTGCTGTCTTCCCTTCGGGATCGTGGCAATCGTCAAGTCCAGCCAGGTCAACGGGCTCTGGGCGCAGGGGCGTTACGCCGAGGCGCAGGCGTCGGCCGACAGCGCCAAGAAGTGGGTCATGTGGTCGGTCATCGTCGGCCTGATCGTGATCGTCATCAACGTGATCCTGGCGGCGACCGGCGCCTACAACGGAGACAACACGAACGCGGCGATGCTTGCCGCGATGTTCTAA
- a CDS encoding M28 family peptidase: protein MIRRLGATVLLLAGLLSGCSSGSRVAGPAAAPDLGRGLAGKVTADRILAHLRALQDIANANKGNRAEGTPGYDASVEYVAKTLRDRGFDVATPQFDRLYAESPGKPAVTVGGLGYQVDQASLLVQTPPGGLTGQPVRPTQPSGCSAADYPGLPKGAIAVVDDARCSVVDKQNSAVAKGAAAVIVLSTPAGQGAPPTLFNPGYFKQLTVPVAVAGGSAASALARATAPIRLVLDARNVVVTSRNVLAQTKTGSPHEVVVVGAHLEGPPGGPGINDNGSGVAAVLETALQLGPLAPVNDAVRFAFWGSGAMDYVFGMDDAQLNDVALYLNFTTLGSTNAGFFTDDGDQSGPASPGVSFGDVPDGSAGIERTLAGFLNLAGKRPADMPLDTRADYHPFMVAGVPVGGMTAGASQMKTTVQARLWGGQAGAPFDPNYRGPRDTVDNVSREALGIMGSGVAFAVGTYAESVGGVNGVPGHDKRHRSRVP, encoded by the coding sequence ATGATCCGCCGGCTGGGCGCGACGGTGCTCCTGCTGGCCGGGTTGCTGTCGGGGTGCTCGTCGGGCTCACGTGTGGCGGGGCCGGCCGCTGCGCCGGACCTGGGCCGCGGGCTGGCCGGAAAGGTGACCGCGGACCGCATCCTCGCGCACCTGCGGGCGCTGCAGGACATCGCCAACGCGAACAAGGGGAACCGGGCCGAGGGCACCCCCGGCTACGACGCCAGCGTCGAATACGTCGCGAAGACGCTGCGCGACAGGGGATTCGACGTGGCCACACCGCAGTTCGACCGGCTGTATGCCGAATCCCCCGGGAAACCGGCGGTGACGGTCGGCGGCCTCGGCTATCAAGTTGACCAGGCATCCCTGCTGGTGCAGACCCCTCCCGGCGGCCTGACCGGTCAGCCCGTCCGGCCCACGCAGCCGTCCGGCTGCTCGGCCGCCGACTACCCGGGCTTGCCGAAGGGGGCGATCGCCGTCGTCGACGACGCCCGCTGCTCGGTGGTGGACAAGCAGAACAGCGCGGTGGCCAAGGGCGCCGCGGCCGTGATCGTGCTCAGCACCCCCGCGGGTCAGGGGGCGCCGCCCACGCTGTTCAACCCCGGCTACTTCAAGCAGCTGACCGTGCCGGTCGCGGTTGCCGGTGGCTCCGCCGCGAGCGCGCTGGCACGCGCCACCGCACCGATACGTCTCGTGCTGGACGCCCGCAACGTCGTGGTCACGTCGCGAAACGTGCTGGCGCAGACCAAAACCGGCTCGCCGCACGAGGTGGTCGTGGTCGGTGCGCACCTCGAGGGGCCGCCGGGGGGGCCGGGCATCAACGACAACGGTTCCGGGGTCGCCGCGGTGCTGGAGACCGCGCTGCAGCTCGGCCCGCTGGCCCCGGTGAACGACGCGGTCCGGTTCGCGTTCTGGGGTTCCGGGGCGATGGATTATGTCTTCGGGATGGACGACGCTCAGCTCAACGACGTCGCGCTGTACCTGAACTTCACCACGCTGGGGTCGACGAACGCGGGCTTCTTCACCGACGACGGTGATCAGTCGGGTCCGGCCAGCCCGGGGGTGTCTTTCGGGGACGTCCCCGACGGCTCGGCCGGCATCGAGCGCACCCTGGCCGGGTTCCTGAACCTCGCGGGCAAGCGGCCCGCCGACATGCCGCTGGACACCAGGGCCGACTACCACCCGTTCATGGTCGCGGGCGTGCCGGTGGGCGGCATGACCGCCGGCGCCTCCCAGATGAAGACCACCGTGCAGGCCCGCCTGTGGGGCGGTCAGGCAGGGGCACCCTTCGACCCCAATTACCGGGGCCCCCGGGACACCGTCGATAACGTCAGCCGGGAGGCGCTGGGGATCATGGGTTCCGGGGTGGCGTTCGCCGTCGGCACCTACGCGGAGTCCGTCGGTGGGGTCAACGGGGTGCCCGGGCACGACAAGCGGCACCGCTCCCGCGTTCCGTAG